A genome region from Phaenicophaeus curvirostris isolate KB17595 chromosome 10, BPBGC_Pcur_1.0, whole genome shotgun sequence includes the following:
- the LOC138724499 gene encoding intestinal-type alkaline phosphatase-like, whose protein sequence is MQLLAPLALCLGLWAGLGAAAIPVEEEDPSFWNRQAAAAIEASFKIQPRISKAKNLILFLGDGFGIPTITATRILKGQEQGNLGPETPLALDAFPYVALSKTYNVDRQVPDSAGTATAYLCGVKGNYRTVGLSAAARYNQCNTTMGNEVISVLERAHKAGKAVGIVTTTRVQHASPSGTYAHVVNRNWYDDASMPEDARNQNCKDIAWQLVHNVDINVILGGGRKYMTPKGTLDPEYPTHSTANGTREDGQDLINMWLEKRPGARYVWNKAEMLAAAADPNVTYLMGLFEPADMKYNLARNTTLDPSLTEMTEAAITILSRNPKGFYLFVEDKLGPVSWGGRIDHGHHNGEAHKALTEAVEFDRAIEKAGALTDEAQTLTVVTADHSHVFSFGGYTLRGSSIFGLAPSKATDRKNYTSILYGNGPGYPGAGRPDVDEITADEYEYKQQAAVPLDSETHGGEDVAILAKGPMAHLFHGVQEQTYVAHVMAYAACIEPYVDCRQGNSAPRAHASALLLLLPTLFLPLFH, encoded by the exons ATGCAGCTCCTGGCACCCCTCGCCCTCTGCCTGGGGCTCTGGGCAGGGCTCGGCGCTGCTGCCATCCCAG tggaggaggaggacccTTCCTTCTGGAACAGGCAAGCGGCTGCAGCCATCGAGGCCTCTTTCAAGATTCAGCCCAGGATAAGCAAAGCCAAAAACCTCATCCTCTTCCTCGGGGATG GATTTGGGATCCCCACCATCACGGCCACCCGCATCCTaaaggggcaggagcagggaaatcTGGGCCCCGAGACCCCACTTGCCCTGGATGCTTTCCCTTATGTAGCTCTCTCCAAG ACGTACAACGTGGACCGGCAGGTCCCTGACAGCGCGGGGACAGCCACTGCCTACCTCTGCGGGGTGAAGGGCAACTACAGGACGGTGGGGCTGAGTGCAGCTGCCCGCTACAATCAGTGCAATACCACGATGGGCAACGAGGTGATCTCGGTGCTGGAGAGAGCCCACAAAGCTG GGAAGGCAGTGGGCATCGTGACGACGACACGGGTGCAGCACGCATCCCCCTCGGGGACCTACGCCCACGTGGTGAACCGCAACTGGTACGATGATGCCAGCATGCCCGAAGATGCCCGCAACCAGAACTGCAAGGACATCGCCTGGCAGCTGGTCCACAACGTCGACATCAAC GTCATCTTGGGGGGCGGTCGGAAATACATGACCCCCAAGGGGACACTGGACCCCGAGTACCCCACCCACAGCACCGCGAACGGGACACGTGAGGATGGCCAGGATCTCATCAACATGTGGCTGGAGAAACGGCCG GGTGCCCGCTACGTCTGGAACAAGGCAGAGATGCTGGCTGCCGCCGCTGACCCCAATGTGACTTACTTGATGG GTCTCTTTGAACCTGCGGACATGAAGTACAACCTGGCGCGTAACACCACCCTGGACCCCTCGCTCACCGAGATGACAGAGGCGGCCATCACCATCCTGAGCAGGAACCCCAAAGGCTTCTACCTCTTTGTGGAAGATAAGTTGGGGCCGGTGTCTTGGG GCGGCAGGATCGACCACGGCCACCACAACGGTGAAGCCCATAAGGCGCTGACGGAGGCGGTGGAGTTCGACCGGGCCATTGAGAAGGCCGGCGCCCTGACAGACGAGGCGCAGACCCTCACTGTCGTCACTGCTGACCACTCACACGTCTTTTCTTTCGGTGGCTACACCCTGCGTGGCTCATCCATCTTCG GTCTGGCCCCCAGCAAAGCCACCGACAGGAAGAACTACACATCCATCCTCTATGGGAATGGGCCGGGCTACCCGGGTGCTGGCCGGCCCGACGTGGATGAAATCACAGCCG ATGAATACGAATACAAGCAGCAAGCGGCTGTGCCCCTCGACTCCGAGACCCATGGTGGGGAGGATGTGGCCATCCTGGCCAAGGGCCCCATGGCTCACCTCTTCCACGGCGTGCAGGAGCAGACCTACGTGGCCCACGTCATGGCCTACGCTGCCTGCATCGAGCCCTACGTCGACTGCCGCCAGGGAAACTCTGCCCCCAGAGCCCACGCCagtgccctgctcctgctcctgcccacCCTCTTCCTGCCCCTCTTCCACTGA
- the LOC138724500 gene encoding intestinal-type alkaline phosphatase 1-like, with product MGQPLSPGTCLLLCLLSQLTAAASDAEKNPEYWNKGAKRRLELALALQPAAQRAKNIILFMGDGMGLSTLSAARIYKGQLAGGSGEESVLAMETFPHVALAKTYNIDRQVPDSAGTGTAYLCGVKANAKTLGLSGAAVYGKCRTTFGNEVDSILHRARLAGKAVGIVTTTRVQHASPGAAYAHSASRSWYADANMPKEALRDGCKDIAYQLVHNTDINVILGGGRMYMTPKRTPDPEYPEDPAQNGTRKDGLDLIAKWLSAKQGARYVWDKKGLDAVKDDSVSHLMGLFEPKDMKYELNRNASTDPSIVEMTEKAIRILRRNPNGFFLFVEGGRIDHGHHSGQAKQALMETVMLDRAVARAGELTSPSDTLTVVTADHSHVFTFGGNTLRGASIFGLAPKKAKDKRAYTSILYGNGPGYSIRDGGRPAASLPAVEDKDYRQQAAVPLEAETHSGEDVVVLAQGPMAHLFHGVQEQHYIAHAVAYAACLEPYNAEPRCRAARRASRGSPRTPQLLLTFLSLCVAACVVGG from the exons ATGGGACAGCCGCTCTCCCCTGGGACTTGccttctcctctgcctcctctcccagctcactgctgcagcctcag ACGCCGAGAAGAACCCAGAGTACTGGAACAAAGGGGCCAAGAGGAGACTGGAGTTGGCCCTAGCCTTGCAGCCGGCAGCACAACGAGCCAAAAACATCATCCTCTTCATGGGTGACG GCATGGGGCTGTCCACCCTGTCGGCAGCTCGGATCTACAAGGGGCAGCTGGCTGGGGGCTCGGGCGAGGAGAGCGTCTTGGCCATGGAGACGTTTCCCCACGTGGCCCTGGCCAAG ACGTACAACATCGACCGGCAGGTGCCCGACAGCGCCGGCACGGGCACGGCGTATCTCTGCGGGGTGAAGGCCAACGCCAAGACGCTGGGGCTGAGCGGGGCGGCCGTCTACGGCAAATGCCGCACCACCTTTGGCAACGAGGTGGACTCCATCCTGCACCGAGCCCGGCTGGCGG GCAAGGCGGTGGGCATCGTGACGACCACGCGGGTGCAGCACGCGTCCCCCGGGGCAGCCTACGCCCACTCGGCCAGCCGGAGCTGGTACGCCGACGCCAACATGCCCAAGGAGGCGCTGCGGGATGGCTGCAAGGACATCGCCTACCAGCTCGTGCACAACACGGACATCAAC GTGATCCTGGGCGGTGGGCGGATGTACATGACACCCAAGCGGACGCCGGACCCCGAATACCCAGAGGACCCGGCTCAGAATGGCACCAGGAAGGACGGCCTTGACTTGATTGCCAAATGGCTGAGTGCCAAGCAG GGCGCCCGCTATGTCTGGGATAAGAAGGGCCTGGACGCGGTCAAGGATGACTCCGTGAGCCACCTGATGG GCCTCTTCGAGCCCAAGGACATGAAGTATGAGCTGAACCGCAATGCCTCCACGGACCCTTCCATCGTGGAGATGACGGAGAAGGCCATTCGCATCCTGCGCAGAAACCCTAATGGCTTCTTTCTTTTCGTGGA AGGTGGCAGGATTGACCATGGCCACCACAGCGGCCAGGCCAAGCAGGCGCTGATGGAGACCGTCATGCTGGACCGGGCGGTGGCACGGGCAGGCGAGCTCACGTCCCCTTCTGACACCCTGACCGTGGTGACGGCCGATCACTCCCACGTCTTTACCTTCGGGGGCAACACGCTGCGTGGCGCGTCCAtctttg GGCTGGCCCCGAAGAAAGCCAAGGACAAGCGAGCCTACACCAGCATCCTCTATGGCAACGGGCCCGGCTACAGCATCCGTGATGGGGGACGCCCTGCTGCCAGCCTCCCCGCTGTGG AGGACAAGGACTACAGGCAGCAGGCAGCTGTGCCCCTGGAGGCAGAGACCCACAGCGGGGAGGACGTGGTGGTGCTGGCGCAGGGCCCCATGGCCCATCTCTTCCACGGGGTGCAGGAGCAGCACTACATCGCCCACGCCGTGGCCTACGCCGCCTGCCTCGAGCCCTACAACGCCGAGCCCCGGTGCAGGGCAGCCCGCAGGGCCTCTCGTGGCAGCCCGCGCAccccacagctgctgctcaCCTTCCTGAGCCTCTGCGTGGCTGCCTGCGTGGTGGGGGGCTGA